A window of Campylobacter ureolyticus contains these coding sequences:
- a CDS encoding DUF3137 domain-containing protein, translating into MINELENKRKKLLNKLFITGGSFSLVFLFGVFKLVENPTISSRVTPLLFLFFIYIFVIFSLKFGIKNSFIKELNETIFKAIGIKDIKFSRNSRKLKKVVLNFSKPNSGFLITNDEFSGILSSVEFKICDGELWFGTVKFKGKIFNARLKKEFDSKVLITNLGIISAKNLEEIKLDSVKFSQNFKVFSSDLTKAFYILNPVFIERLESLVGDKKADILLYKDEILIILDNKIDSLEPNLFKKITSLDTQEFTDQIQSFEKLIKFLRLS; encoded by the coding sequence ATGATAAATGAGCTTGAAAATAAAAGAAAAAAGTTATTAAATAAGCTTTTTATAACTGGTGGGAGTTTTAGCTTAGTTTTTTTATTTGGCGTTTTTAAGCTTGTTGAAAATCCTACGATAAGCTCAAGAGTAACGCCGCTTTTATTTTTATTTTTTATCTACATTTTTGTTATTTTTAGTCTTAAATTTGGCATTAAAAATTCTTTTATAAAAGAGCTTAACGAAACTATTTTTAAAGCTATTGGCATAAAAGATATAAAATTTTCAAGAAATTCGCGAAAATTAAAAAAAGTCGTTTTAAACTTTTCAAAACCAAATAGTGGCTTTTTAATAACAAATGATGAGTTTAGCGGGATTTTAAGCAGTGTTGAGTTTAAAATTTGCGATGGAGAGCTTTGGTTTGGGACAGTAAAATTTAAAGGCAAAATTTTTAACGCAAGACTTAAAAAAGAGTTTGATTCTAAAGTTTTAATAACAAATTTAGGGATAATTTCAGCTAAAAATTTGGAAGAAATAAAGCTTGATAGTGTTAAATTTAGCCAAAATTTCAAAGTTTTTAGCTCTGATTTGACAAAAGCTTTTTATATTTTAAATCCTGTTTTTATAGAAAGGCTTGAAAGCTTAGTTGGTGATAAAAAGGCTGATATTTTACTTTATAAAGATGAGATTTTAATCATTCTAGATAATAAAATTGATTCTTTAGAGCCAAATTTATTTAAAAAAATTACCTCTTTAGATACGCAAGAATTTACAGATCAAATACAAAGTTTTGAAAAGCTTATTAAATTTTTAAGGCTTAGTTAA
- a CDS encoding DUF459 domain-containing protein encodes MLNATFILCKKQIQVFSIINKILKASAKENHAKFIEINEAICKNDEYLQSKIINNKKRILRSDDGIHLSTFGAKVVVEFIIEEIEKNPFN; translated from the coding sequence ATACTAAATGCTACTTTTATTTTATGTAAAAAACAAATACAAGTTTTTTCAATCATAAATAAAATTTTAAAAGCCTCAGCTAAAGAAAATCACGCTAAATTTATAGAAATAAATGAAGCTATTTGTAAAAACGATGAGTACCTACAAAGCAAGATAATCAATAATAAAAAGCGAATTTTAAGATCTGATGATGGAATTCATCTAAGCACATTTGGAGCAAAAGTTGTGGTTGAATTTATCATAGAAGAGATTGAAAAAAATCCTTTTAACTAA
- a CDS encoding cytochrome d ubiquinol oxidase subunit II, producing the protein MYEYLQIYWWIVVSLIGGLFVFMMFVQGGQTLVKKIAKDEAQKDLFLNSVGKKWELTFTTLVMFGGACFAAFPLFYATSFGGAYWVWLGILFCFIIQAVAYEYRKKPNNFLGQKTYENFLYINGSLGVILIGIAVSTFFSGSSFALDSNNFVDWQSKFRGLEALKNPFNYILGIALFFQARVGGAMYLINNINDDKIRENLKKNLKFDALIFVAFLVAFLLFLVLKSGYGVNENGVVEMVRFKYGLNYLEMPIVLIMLLTGLILALFGLYKAIFTSSIKGIFPYGLGVVLVVMSVFLVAGLNSTAFYPSHFDLQSSLTIKNASSSFYTLKVMAVVSLWAPVLLGYIAYVWRLMDAKKLTKDEIE; encoded by the coding sequence ATGTATGAATATTTACAAATTTATTGGTGGATTGTAGTTTCGCTAATTGGTGGGCTTTTTGTTTTTATGATGTTTGTTCAAGGTGGACAAACTTTGGTTAAAAAAATAGCCAAAGATGAGGCACAAAAAGATCTTTTTTTAAACTCAGTTGGAAAAAAATGGGAGCTTACTTTTACAACTTTAGTTATGTTTGGAGGAGCTTGTTTTGCAGCTTTTCCATTGTTTTATGCAACTAGCTTTGGTGGAGCTTACTGGGTTTGGCTTGGAATACTTTTTTGTTTTATTATCCAAGCAGTTGCTTATGAGTATAGAAAAAAACCTAATAACTTTTTAGGGCAAAAAACTTATGAAAATTTCCTTTATATAAATGGCTCTTTAGGGGTTATTTTAATAGGCATTGCAGTGTCAACTTTTTTTAGTGGAAGTAGTTTTGCTTTAGATAGCAATAATTTTGTTGATTGGCAAAGCAAATTTAGAGGACTTGAGGCTTTAAAAAATCCATTTAACTATATTCTTGGAATTGCTCTTTTTTTCCAAGCAAGAGTTGGCGGGGCGATGTATCTTATAAATAATATAAACGATGATAAAATAAGAGAAAATTTAAAGAAAAATCTAAAATTTGATGCTTTGATATTTGTTGCTTTTCTAGTAGCATTTTTACTATTTTTAGTTTTAAAAAGCGGATATGGTGTTAATGAAAACGGTGTTGTAGAAATGGTTAGATTTAAATATGGTTTAAACTACTTAGAGATGCCAATTGTTTTAATTATGCTTTTAACCGGGCTAATTTTGGCTCTTTTTGGACTTTATAAAGCTATCTTTACATCTAGCATAAAAGGAATTTTCCCATACGGACTTGGTGTTGTCTTAGTTGTAATGAGCGTGTTTTTAGTAGCTGGACTAAACTCCACAGCATTTTATCCATCGCACTTTGACTTACAAAGTTCACTTACTATAAAAAACGCTAGTTCTAGTTTTTATACTTTAAAAGTCATGGCAGTAGTTTCACTTTGGGCACCTGTTTTATTAGGTTATATTGCTTATGTTTGGAGACTTATGGATGCTAAAAAACTCACAAAAGATGAGATAGAATAA
- a CDS encoding cytochrome ubiquinol oxidase subunit I: MEDLISTVDWSRAQFALTALYHFLFVPLTLGLSFMLAFMETLYVKTGNPEWKRITKFWLRLFAVNFAIGVATGIIMEFEFGTNWANYSWFVGDIFGAPLAIEGLFAFFLEATFFAVMFFGWDRVSKKFHLFSTWMVALGSNLSAFWILVANGWMQHPVGTVFNHETLRNEMINFAQVALSPVGISKFLHTVGGGYITSALFVLGISAYFMLKNKHFQMAKKSFIVAASFGFLSSIFVLFSGDESAYQVAQKQPMKLAAMEGLYKGEVNAGIVAMGILTPDKKPGDEKEPFIVEIQAPYLLGLMATRGINNFTPGIDDLVYGNEKFNIPSAQSKIDSGKIALNALENIKLASEKNDEKSILENRKILDENMHNFGYGYLDKPEDIVPPVGLTFYSFHVMVALGSYFIVLFLTTLYLSMANRIEKYKKLLWACVFSIPLGYVACEAGWIVAEVGRQPWAIQDLMPVGIAATNLASVNVKLSFLLFVVLFTALFIAEIKIMLKQIKIGF; encoded by the coding sequence ATGGAGGATTTAATAAGTACGGTAGATTGGTCAAGAGCACAATTTGCCTTAACTGCACTTTACCATTTTTTATTTGTTCCACTTACTTTGGGGCTATCATTTATGCTTGCATTTATGGAGACTTTATATGTAAAAACTGGTAATCCAGAATGGAAAAGAATAACTAAATTTTGGCTTAGACTTTTTGCTGTAAATTTTGCAATTGGTGTTGCAACTGGCATAATAATGGAATTTGAGTTTGGAACGAATTGGGCAAATTACTCATGGTTTGTTGGAGATATTTTTGGAGCTCCTTTGGCAATTGAAGGGCTTTTTGCATTTTTTCTAGAAGCTACATTTTTCGCTGTTATGTTTTTTGGCTGGGATAGAGTTAGCAAAAAATTTCACCTTTTCTCAACTTGGATGGTAGCACTTGGTTCAAATTTAAGCGCTTTTTGGATTTTAGTTGCAAATGGCTGGATGCAGCATCCCGTTGGCACAGTTTTTAACCACGAAACCTTAAGAAATGAGATGATAAATTTCGCACAAGTTGCACTTTCACCAGTTGGAATAAGTAAATTCTTGCACACAGTTGGTGGCGGATATATAACATCAGCCTTATTTGTTTTGGGAATTTCAGCATATTTTATGCTTAAAAACAAACATTTTCAAATGGCTAAAAAAAGCTTTATAGTTGCTGCAAGTTTTGGCTTTTTAAGTTCAATTTTTGTTCTATTTAGCGGCGATGAAAGTGCATACCAAGTAGCACAAAAGCAACCCATGAAACTTGCTGCAATGGAAGGGCTTTACAAGGGTGAAGTAAATGCTGGAATCGTTGCAATGGGAATTTTAACACCAGATAAAAAACCAGGCGATGAAAAAGAGCCTTTTATTGTAGAAATTCAAGCACCTTATTTGCTAGGACTTATGGCAACAAGAGGAATAAATAATTTTACCCCTGGAATTGATGATTTAGTTTATGGAAATGAAAAATTTAATATCCCATCTGCTCAAAGCAAAATTGATAGTGGAAAAATTGCCTTAAATGCACTGGAAAATATTAAATTAGCAAGTGAGAAAAATGATGAAAAAAGCATTTTAGAAAATAGAAAAATTTTAGATGAAAATATGCATAATTTTGGATATGGATATTTAGATAAGCCAGAAGATATTGTTCCACCTGTTGGGCTTACATTTTATAGTTTTCACGTAATGGTCGCACTTGGAAGTTATTTTATAGTGCTATTTTTGACAACTCTTTATTTAAGCATGGCAAATAGAATTGAAAAATATAAAAAACTTCTTTGGGCGTGCGTGTTTAGCATACCACTTGGATATGTAGCGTGTGAGGCTGGGTGGATAGTAGCAGAAGTTGGGCGACAACCTTGGGCGATACAAGATTTAATGCCTGTTGGAATTGCTGCTACAAATTTAGCAAGTGTAAATGTTAAATTATCATTTTTACTATTTGTGGTTTTATTTACAGCTTTATTTATAGCTGAGATAAAAATCATGCTTAAGCAAATTAAGATAGGATTTTAA
- a CDS encoding DUF4492 domain-containing protein yields the protein MKTLKNIFNFYIDGFKNMKLGKTLWLVVFVKLFIMIFILKMFIFDKNIHTEFQTDEEKINFIYQNLKKD from the coding sequence ATGAAAACTTTAAAAAATATATTTAATTTTTATATAGATGGTTTTAAAAATATGAAACTTGGAAAAACTCTTTGGCTTGTAGTTTTTGTAAAACTTTTTATAATGATTTTTATATTGAAAATGTTTATTTTTGACAAAAATATTCATACTGAATTTCAAACCGATGAAGAAAAAATAAATTTTATATATCAAAATTTAAAAAAGGATTAA
- a CDS encoding CTP synthase: MSAKKDTKYIFVTGGVLSSLGKGIASASIATLLKKAGLKVSILKADPYINVDPGTMSPLEHGEVFVTDDGAETDLDLGHYERFLDENLSQNNNFTTGRVYSAVIEKERRGDYLGKTIQVIPHIVNEITDRFKKAGEGKDVLIIEIGGTVGDIEGQPFLEAIRAMRIELGKKRSMNVHLTLVPFISVAGELKTKPTQHSVGELRRIGITPDMIICRSEKPLNRELKDKIAVSCGVEKNCVIESPDCKSIYQIPIVFLQQDILTPISECLDLGELKVDMNEWNELVRRVNEPTNKVRIAFVGKYLELKESYKSLTEALIHSGANLDTKVDIKWCDSERIDFENVDGILKDVDGVLVAGGFGKRGINGKMEAIKYARTHKIPYLGICLGMQLALIEFARDVLGIKDANSVEFDENTKEPIIYLIDEFIDSHGKKQLRTHKSPLGGTMRLGGYEYNIKSNSLLSKIYNGVKTAKERHRHRFEANPKYKEKFEKSGLIVSGESDGLIEAVELKDHPFFIGVQFHPEFTSRLTKPNPVITGFLSAALKNSK, from the coding sequence ATGTCAGCAAAAAAAGATACTAAATATATCTTTGTTACAGGTGGAGTTTTAAGTTCACTTGGCAAAGGAATAGCTTCAGCAAGTATAGCCACGCTTTTAAAAAAAGCAGGTCTTAAAGTAAGCATTTTAAAAGCAGATCCATATATAAATGTTGATCCTGGAACCATGAGTCCTTTAGAACATGGAGAAGTTTTTGTAACTGATGATGGAGCTGAGACTGATCTTGATCTTGGTCATTATGAGCGCTTTTTAGATGAGAATTTAAGTCAAAATAATAACTTCACAACAGGCAGAGTATATAGTGCGGTTATTGAAAAAGAAAGACGAGGGGATTATTTAGGAAAAACTATTCAAGTAATTCCTCATATTGTAAATGAGATAACAGATAGATTTAAAAAAGCAGGTGAGGGTAAAGATGTTTTAATAATTGAAATTGGTGGAACTGTTGGAGATATCGAGGGTCAGCCATTTTTAGAGGCAATTAGAGCGATGCGCATAGAGCTTGGCAAAAAAAGATCTATGAATGTGCATCTAACTTTGGTGCCATTTATAAGTGTAGCTGGAGAACTAAAAACTAAACCAACACAGCACAGCGTTGGTGAACTTAGAAGAATAGGCATAACTCCAGATATGATAATTTGCAGAAGTGAAAAGCCACTAAATAGAGAGTTAAAAGATAAAATTGCAGTAAGCTGCGGGGTTGAAAAAAACTGCGTTATTGAAAGCCCTGATTGTAAAAGTATATATCAAATTCCAATTGTTTTTTTACAACAAGATATTTTAACTCCAATTAGCGAATGTTTGGATTTAGGCGAGCTAAAAGTAGATATGAACGAGTGGAATGAGCTAGTTAGAAGAGTAAATGAGCCTACAAATAAAGTAAGAATTGCTTTTGTTGGAAAATATTTAGAACTTAAAGAAAGTTATAAAAGTTTAACCGAAGCCTTAATTCACTCAGGTGCAAATTTAGATACAAAAGTTGATATAAAATGGTGCGATAGCGAAAGAATTGACTTTGAAAACGTAGATGGAATATTAAAAGATGTTGATGGTGTTTTAGTTGCTGGTGGTTTTGGAAAAAGAGGTATTAATGGCAAAATGGAAGCTATAAAATACGCTAGAACTCATAAAATTCCTTATCTTGGAATTTGTCTTGGTATGCAGCTTGCTTTAATTGAGTTTGCAAGAGATGTTTTAGGCATAAAAGATGCAAATTCAGTTGAGTTTGATGAAAATACAAAAGAGCCAATTATCTATCTAATTGATGAGTTTATAGATAGTCATGGTAAAAAGCAGCTTAGAACTCACAAAAGCCCACTTGGTGGCACTATGAGACTTGGCGGATATGAGTATAATATCAAATCAAACTCGCTTTTAAGTAAAATTTATAATGGAGTAAAAACAGCCAAAGAAAGACATCGTCACCGCTTTGAAGCAAACCCAAAATATAAAGAAAAATTTGAAAAGTCAGGACTTATAGTAAGCGGTGAAAGTGATGGATTAATTGAAGCAGTTGAATTAAAAGATCATCCATTTTTTATAGGGGTTCAGTTTCATCCTGAATTCACATCACGCCTTACAAAGCCAAATCCTGTTATAACTGGGTTTTTGAGTGCCGCATTGAAAAATAGCAAATAA
- the recJ gene encoding single-stranded-DNA-specific exonuclease RecJ, translated as MLDKKKIKEILETRFQKDIHTKVSEIPLPSSLKDSYKAASRIKTAIENNEKIAIVGDYDVDGIVSSVILADFFDLLGVDFFVKIPNRFSDGYGLNPKILEEISGVKLIITVDNGISAVEAAEICKKKGIDLIITDHHMPPPVLPKAYAIINPKQSDCSFPNVEICGAEVAWYLVGALKDVCGVEYNMSNDLDLLVIAIIADMMELRDMNRVLVKLGIKKLNSSKRPAFFAIKNLYSKDKFEFDDISFLIAPLINSTGRMDDASLSYKFLRAKNYKNAKYFLDKIVDLNESRKDEEKTLYESSKALVSQDDEIIVAWGKNWHEGVIGIVASRLCKHYKKPAIVFSVDEHRAKGSARSVNKFDILRLIASQKELLLSFGGHKGAAGIVIESKNLPKFKEAINSSCFLQDLDGISPYADEILGEIDIKELDLELLDILEFFEPYGQKNPKPIFEIKNAVVSNVRTIGKDKNHIKITIEKNNIYKEALYFNYDFMPKEGDRVDLIASVIKNSFKNTITPEFVIKELCLAKN; from the coding sequence ATGTTAGATAAAAAAAAGATAAAGGAAATTTTAGAAACTAGATTTCAAAAAGATATTCACACCAAAGTTTCAGAAATTCCACTTCCATCAAGTCTAAAAGATAGCTACAAAGCAGCAAGTCGTATAAAAACTGCAATTGAAAATAATGAAAAAATTGCAATTGTGGGAGATTACGATGTTGATGGTATTGTAAGTAGTGTGATTTTAGCTGATTTTTTTGATCTTTTGGGTGTTGATTTTTTTGTAAAAATTCCAAATAGATTTAGTGATGGATATGGATTAAATCCTAAAATTTTAGAAGAAATTAGCGGTGTAAAACTTATAATTACAGTCGATAATGGAATTAGTGCAGTTGAAGCGGCTGAAATTTGTAAAAAAAAGGGAATTGATTTAATTATAACAGATCACCATATGCCACCGCCAGTTTTACCAAAAGCATACGCGATAATTAACCCAAAACAAAGTGATTGCTCATTTCCAAATGTTGAAATTTGTGGAGCTGAGGTTGCGTGGTATTTAGTTGGTGCTTTAAAAGATGTTTGTGGCGTTGAATACAATATGTCAAATGATCTTGACTTATTAGTAATTGCTATAATTGCTGATATGATGGAGTTAAGAGATATGAATAGAGTGCTTGTAAAACTTGGAATAAAAAAACTTAACTCATCAAAAAGACCAGCATTTTTTGCGATAAAAAATTTATACTCAAAAGATAAATTTGAATTTGATGATATTAGTTTTTTAATAGCTCCACTTATAAACTCAACTGGTAGAATGGATGATGCAAGTCTTTCATATAAGTTTTTAAGAGCAAAGAATTATAAAAATGCAAAATATTTTTTAGATAAAATCGTTGATTTAAACGAATCACGAAAAGATGAAGAAAAAACGCTTTATGAAAGCTCTAAGGCTCTTGTAAGTCAAGATGATGAAATAATTGTAGCTTGGGGAAAAAATTGGCATGAAGGTGTTATTGGTATAGTCGCATCAAGGCTTTGCAAACACTATAAAAAACCAGCAATTGTTTTTAGTGTAGATGAGCACCGTGCAAAAGGAAGTGCAAGAAGTGTTAATAAATTTGATATTTTAAGGCTAATTGCATCTCAAAAAGAGCTTTTACTTAGCTTTGGCGGACATAAAGGCGCAGCTGGAATTGTTATAGAAAGTAAAAATTTACCTAAATTCAAAGAAGCAATTAACTCAAGTTGTTTTTTGCAAGATTTGGATGGAATTTCGCCTTATGCTGATGAAATTTTAGGTGAAATTGATATAAAAGAGCTTGATTTAGAGCTTTTAGACATTTTGGAATTTTTTGAACCTTATGGGCAAAAAAACCCAAAACCAATTTTTGAAATAAAAAATGCAGTAGTAAGTAATGTTAGAACGATTGGAAAAGATAAAAATCATATAAAAATCACAATTGAAAAAAACAATATCTATAAAGAAGCCCTTTATTTCAATTATGATTTTATGCCAAAAGAGGGCGATAGGGTGGATTTGATAGCCTCTGTTATAAAAAACTCTTTTAAAAATACTATAACACCTGAGTTTGTTATAAAAGAACTTTGTTTAGCCAAAAATTAA
- a CDS encoding 5-methylcytosine-specific restriction endonuclease subunit McrB has protein sequence MQIEVAIDLFLEKSSPINLKKEVTKVVDLLQNLKANVLSFSQNENDFLQNSYIEFCGSDEIDILNLSYRYPKAGYFFINRFFENNMENFYRDFALKDKLESCKEVFENNQNSAVEDVVKGESANCVSLYIFMENIARKYEKYTEDRELKIEFKKKIINFYNYLYKIFEILSPNLAQKYFDIVFHNHPMMLIELIKNSLSSNSIQSVVTTFSEENKINAGFKDKNEFHILDQNSLTEFISIIFIENNNLHSFIYNQNNLKILSSTFAKKIENLDDFTKLCTEFASKFKPYPVDVAEFNKQCIYYELFFKFIFSYGSSSVSKNTLFIGSFGVEKNKTAREILNIKNIPINRYCVISMHENYKYEDFMDGFVNGEFVNGEFKEICKKAINDKENDYYMIINDINSCDIASIFGESAELLENRYSDKNPAFIRTKNSRIIDKFDNINDFSVVKKEGKSYFAIPENLFIIATLDTNLGYKNTPPSFLKRFKKNYIKCNYQAIVSALEGIENVNSYIKTCERINEILADKTLDDEIEIGHFVFIDIKNYIKDGEISQNSLKDFYENELKSILKSIFTKTLSPKEADDALSTIKNALRQGY, from the coding sequence ATGCAAATAGAAGTTGCGATAGATCTTTTTTTAGAAAAAAGTAGTCCTATAAATTTAAAAAAAGAGGTTACAAAAGTAGTTGACCTACTTCAAAATCTTAAAGCAAATGTTTTAAGTTTTAGTCAAAATGAAAATGACTTTTTACAAAATTCATATATTGAGTTTTGTGGAAGCGATGAAATTGATATATTAAATTTAAGTTACAGGTATCCAAAAGCGGGATATTTTTTCATAAATAGATTTTTTGAAAACAATATGGAAAATTTTTATAGAGATTTTGCACTAAAAGATAAATTAGAATCTTGCAAAGAAGTTTTTGAAAATAATCAAAACTCAGCAGTTGAAGATGTCGTCAAAGGCGAAAGTGCAAATTGCGTTTCTTTATATATTTTTATGGAAAATATCGCTAGAAAATATGAAAAATATACCGAAGATAGAGAACTTAAAATAGAATTCAAGAAAAAAATTATAAATTTTTATAATTATCTTTATAAAATTTTTGAAATTTTAAGTCCAAATTTAGCGCAAAAGTATTTTGATATAGTTTTTCATAATCATCCGATGATGTTAATAGAACTTATTAAAAACTCTCTTTCATCAAACTCTATTCAAAGTGTTGTAACTACTTTTAGCGAAGAAAATAAAATAAATGCTGGCTTTAAAGATAAAAATGAGTTTCACATACTTGATCAAAACAGTTTAACTGAGTTTATATCTATTATTTTTATAGAAAATAACAATTTACACTCTTTTATCTATAATCAAAACAATCTTAAAATTCTATCAAGCACTTTTGCTAAAAAAATTGAAAATTTAGATGACTTTACAAAACTTTGCACTGAATTTGCTTCTAAATTTAAACCATACCCTGTAGATGTGGCAGAATTTAATAAACAATGTATTTATTATGAGCTATTTTTTAAATTTATTTTTAGTTATGGAAGTAGTTCAGTATCAAAAAATACACTATTTATTGGCTCTTTTGGTGTTGAAAAAAATAAAACCGCAAGAGAAATTTTAAATATAAAAAATATCCCTATAAATAGATATTGTGTTATCTCAATGCATGAAAACTACAAATATGAAGATTTCATGGATGGTTTTGTAAATGGTGAGTTTGTAAATGGTGAGTTTAAAGAAATTTGCAAAAAAGCAATCAATGATAAAGAAAACGACTACTATATGATTATAAATGATATAAATAGTTGTGATATAGCCTCTATATTTGGCGAAAGTGCAGAACTTCTTGAAAATAGATATTCAGACAAAAATCCTGCATTTATAAGAACTAAAAACTCAAGAATAATTGATAAATTTGATAATATTAATGATTTTAGTGTAGTTAAAAAAGAAGGAAAATCTTATTTTGCAATACCTGAAAATTTATTTATTATAGCTACACTTGATACAAATTTAGGATATAAAAACACTCCTCCAAGCTTTTTGAAGAGATTTAAGAAAAACTATATAAAATGCAACTATCAAGCTATAGTTTCGGCTCTTGAAGGCATAGAAAATGTAAATAGCTACATAAAAACCTGTGAGAGAATAAATGAAATTTTAGCAGATAAAACGCTTGATGATGAGATAGAAATTGGGCATTTTGTGTTTATCGACATAAAAAATTATATAAAAGATGGTGAAATCTCTCAAAACTCATTAAAAGATTTTTATGAAAATGAGTTAAAATCCATCCTAAAAAGTATATTTACAAAAACACTTTCTCCAAAAGAAGCAGATGATGCACTAAGTACTATAAAAAATGCTTTAAGACAAGGTTATTAA
- a CDS encoding protein-L-isoaspartate(D-aspartate) O-methyltransferase, whose protein sequence is MENFEILKCQKLADEIANSLNLTPALYEAFCKVPRSIFVPISAYAYELNPQPILGGQWISSPLTVAKMSLTLELDGVDKVLEIGCGSGYQAAILSKIIRRVFTIERIEKLVNEAKKNFESLNITNVHLRYDDGNAGWKKYAPYERILLSAAAKEIDKRLLDQLEVGGILVAPLYKDGCQKIVKIKKISELDFNQEIIDECEFVPLLKGVEQCK, encoded by the coding sequence ATGGAAAATTTTGAAATTTTAAAATGCCAAAAACTAGCTGATGAGATAGCAAATTCATTAAATCTAACACCAGCTTTATATGAGGCGTTTTGCAAGGTGCCAAGAAGTATTTTTGTGCCAATAAGTGCTTACGCTTATGAGCTAAACCCTCAGCCTATTTTAGGCGGCCAATGGATAAGCTCACCTTTGACAGTTGCTAAGATGAGTTTAACCTTAGAGCTTGATGGGGTTGATAAAGTCTTAGAGATTGGCTGTGGAAGTGGATATCAAGCAGCTATTTTAAGTAAAATCATAAGGCGAGTTTTTACAATTGAAAGAATTGAAAAACTTGTAAATGAAGCTAAAAAAAACTTTGAAAGTCTAAATATTACAAATGTTCATTTAAGATATGATGATGGAAATGCTGGTTGGAAAAAGTATGCTCCTTATGAGAGAATTTTACTCTCAGCTGCAGCAAAAGAGATAGATAAAAGACTTTTAGATCAGCTTGAAGTTGGAGGAATTTTAGTTGCACCACTTTATAAAGACGGCTGCCAAAAAATAGTAAAAATAAAAAAAATTAGTGAATTAGATTTTAACCAAGAAATAATTGATGAGTGTGAGTTTGTCCCACTTTTAAAAGGAGTTGAACAATGCAAATAG
- a CDS encoding ribonucleotide-diphosphate reductase subunit beta — MDKKKIYNPESNETLGDRKVFGGNPHGILNFTKAKYQWALKLWDLMEANTWFPKEVDTTDDVRDYNFNLTGAEKRMYDLVWSQLISMDSFQTNNLADNINPYITAPEINAILVRQAYEEANHSKSYAVMVEAICENTDLIYEMEKHDAVLKKKNDYISSVYEDLAGDVTEEKLVLAMVANQILEGIYFYSGFTAIYALARAGKMLGSAQMIRFIQRDEITHLLLFQNMINTVKKERPDLFNEKIINKIYEMFEKAGELEIEWGKYITQNQIMGFTDDIITDYIHYLVDQRLTAIGLKKKYGVKHPIKWVDDFAKFNDQKSNFFESKVTNYSKGSLSFDDF; from the coding sequence ATTGATAAGAAAAAAATTTATAACCCAGAGTCAAATGAAACACTTGGCGATAGAAAAGTTTTTGGTGGAAATCCGCACGGAATTTTAAATTTCACAAAAGCTAAATATCAATGGGCTTTAAAACTTTGGGATTTAATGGAAGCAAATACTTGGTTTCCTAAAGAAGTCGATACAACTGATGATGTAAGAGACTACAACTTTAACCTAACTGGGGCTGAAAAAAGAATGTATGATCTAGTTTGGAGCCAACTTATCTCGATGGACAGCTTTCAAACAAACAACTTAGCTGATAATATCAATCCTTATATCACCGCTCCTGAAATAAATGCTATTTTAGTTCGTCAAGCCTATGAAGAGGCAAATCACTCTAAAAGTTACGCTGTAATGGTTGAGGCAATATGCGAAAATACAGATTTAATATATGAAATGGAAAAACATGACGCAGTTTTGAAAAAAAAGAATGATTATATTTCAAGCGTTTATGAGGATCTTGCTGGTGATGTAACAGAAGAAAAGTTAGTTTTAGCAATGGTTGCAAATCAAATTTTAGAAGGAATCTATTTTTATAGTGGCTTTACTGCAATTTACGCATTAGCAAGGGCTGGAAAGATGCTAGGATCAGCTCAAATGATAAGATTTATCCAAAGAGATGAAATAACTCATCTTTTACTTTTTCAAAATATGATAAATACAGTAAAAAAAGAAAGACCCGATCTGTTTAATGAAAAAATTATAAATAAAATTTACGAAATGTTTGAAAAAGCTGGAGAGCTTGAAATAGAGTGGGGAAAATACATCACCCAAAACCAAATTATGGGCTTTACAGATGATATTATAACTGATTATATTCATTACTTAGTCGATCAGCGACTAACTGCAATTGGCTTAAAGAAAAAATATGGTGTAAAACATCCAATAAAATGGGTTGATGACTTTGCTAAATTTAACGATCAAAAATCAAATTTCTTTGAAAGTAAAGTTACAAATTACAGCAAAGGAAGTCTTAGCTTTGATGATTTTTAA